The Sneathiella sp. P13V-1 genome includes a window with the following:
- the addB gene encoding double-strand break repair protein AddB has protein sequence MTAPLKETPNFLNIPPEQPFVDCLAKELLRRHGGEGGNLGDVTVLTTTRRAARALQSAFLRETAGQPLLLPRMRPIGDVDEDELEFQIGGDLAGDMQGVLELPPAIDPLRRQLLLARLIQRKDETARDPAQVIGLAQELCKLLDQVQTEGLELSGLKDLVPERYAEHWQITLEFLTLISDIWPGLLEAEGAMDPAKRRDLLLRGQIEAWRQNPPEHPIYAVGSTGSIPVTAELLHLVSRLPDGTVILPGLDKSIDDECWLEIRQDPSHPQYGLARLIEKAGVTRDQVIDLVDPDGQSCPASRPALVAEAMRPATTTEKWRDVSTPDSGATDGVSLINCATPDAEAQVIALKMRDVLNTPNKTAALVTPDRDLSRRVSSELKRWGVLVDDSAGTSLDQSPPGVFLRLTARMLATDFDPIAVLAALKHPYANMGHAAADFRRSVRALERKILRGPRIAGGLAGLKAEVEKLPEEDVLRGWFAEFEEISSEVAKYPPSSEVDFGEYLKAHIRFAEKLSMEAEKDTPKLWYGHFGEAAANFIGELLRATDVMAEIHPGHWPDLLDHLMSGRMVRATYGQHPRLQIWGPIEGRLQRADVMILAGLNKGIWPPEAGNDPWMSRPMREQFTLPLPEKKTGLSAHDFQQAFCGKEVLITRSDKVDGTPTVPSRWLLRLQTLLGQFGMDLQSEEGETLLSWQRQQDAPSEVRPVEAPRPTPPVAARPRQLSVTRIEKWIRDPYSIFADAILKLRPLDEIAEDPGAADRGTFIHKALEIFTEQYPKDLPEDALEKLLEIGRDVFGDLLNRPAVWAFWWPRFERIAAWFIDFEKDRRLTFKTVAREAKGSMEIAAPYGRFRLTGTADRIDKNGIGEVSIVDYKTGGLPSDKEVEAGVSPQLSLEAVMAGKGGFADLGPDGVSVIELLYIRLSGGDPAGEARPASKKVSVEELAEGAYEGLCRLIAQFDKEATPYLVSPRPKYASRFNDYEHLSRLREWSGGDGSDG, from the coding sequence GTGACAGCGCCGCTTAAAGAAACGCCAAATTTCCTCAATATCCCGCCGGAGCAGCCTTTTGTCGACTGTCTGGCCAAGGAATTGTTGCGCCGTCATGGTGGAGAAGGCGGAAATCTTGGGGATGTAACGGTTCTCACCACCACACGCCGGGCGGCACGCGCCCTTCAAAGTGCATTTTTACGGGAAACAGCAGGGCAGCCTTTGTTGCTTCCGCGGATGCGGCCAATTGGCGATGTAGATGAAGACGAGCTGGAATTTCAAATAGGCGGGGACCTGGCCGGGGATATGCAGGGCGTATTGGAACTGCCACCTGCCATTGATCCGCTCAGACGTCAGTTATTGCTCGCCCGACTTATCCAGCGAAAAGATGAGACCGCACGGGATCCAGCGCAGGTGATCGGGCTGGCGCAGGAGCTCTGTAAGTTACTGGATCAGGTGCAGACAGAAGGTCTTGAACTCTCCGGCCTTAAAGATCTGGTGCCGGAGCGATATGCAGAGCATTGGCAGATCACGCTGGAGTTTCTCACCCTGATCAGTGATATCTGGCCGGGCTTGTTGGAGGCGGAAGGGGCGATGGATCCTGCCAAACGCCGTGATTTGCTGCTTCGGGGGCAAATCGAAGCATGGCGGCAAAACCCGCCTGAACACCCCATTTACGCTGTGGGCTCCACCGGTTCCATTCCCGTAACGGCGGAGCTCCTTCATTTGGTATCCCGTCTTCCAGATGGCACGGTGATCCTGCCAGGGCTCGATAAATCCATTGATGACGAGTGTTGGCTGGAAATTCGCCAGGACCCATCCCACCCTCAATATGGTTTGGCACGCCTGATCGAAAAGGCTGGGGTAACACGGGATCAAGTAATTGATCTGGTGGATCCCGATGGCCAGTCCTGCCCGGCAAGTCGCCCCGCCTTGGTGGCAGAGGCCATGCGCCCTGCGACAACCACAGAGAAGTGGCGGGACGTCTCCACGCCAGATTCAGGGGCAACTGACGGGGTGTCATTGATTAACTGTGCGACCCCGGATGCGGAAGCACAGGTGATTGCATTGAAGATGCGTGATGTATTGAATACGCCCAATAAAACGGCGGCGCTAGTCACCCCGGATCGTGACCTGTCTCGCCGGGTGAGCAGTGAACTAAAGCGCTGGGGTGTGTTGGTGGATGATAGCGCGGGCACCAGTCTGGATCAGTCACCGCCGGGTGTGTTTTTGCGCCTGACCGCGCGGATGCTTGCCACGGATTTTGATCCCATCGCTGTTTTGGCAGCCCTGAAGCATCCTTATGCCAATATGGGACATGCTGCCGCTGATTTCAGAAGATCGGTACGCGCACTGGAGCGGAAAATCCTGCGCGGTCCCCGAATTGCGGGCGGGCTTGCCGGGTTAAAAGCAGAGGTTGAGAAACTGCCGGAAGAAGATGTGCTGCGTGGGTGGTTTGCAGAATTTGAAGAGATTTCATCGGAAGTGGCCAAATACCCGCCCTCATCAGAGGTGGATTTTGGGGAATATCTAAAAGCCCATATTCGTTTTGCCGAAAAACTGTCCATGGAAGCAGAGAAAGACACGCCAAAGCTTTGGTATGGGCATTTTGGTGAAGCTGCCGCCAATTTCATTGGGGAGTTATTGCGCGCAACCGATGTGATGGCGGAAATCCACCCGGGGCACTGGCCTGATCTTCTGGATCATCTGATGAGCGGGCGCATGGTCCGCGCCACCTATGGTCAACATCCGCGGCTGCAAATCTGGGGTCCGATAGAGGGTCGCTTGCAGCGGGCAGATGTGATGATATTGGCGGGGCTTAACAAGGGGATCTGGCCGCCGGAAGCGGGTAATGATCCTTGGATGAGCCGCCCTATGCGGGAGCAGTTCACGTTACCACTGCCCGAGAAGAAAACGGGCCTTTCCGCCCATGACTTTCAGCAGGCCTTTTGCGGCAAAGAAGTCCTGATCACCCGATCCGACAAAGTGGATGGCACCCCAACGGTTCCAAGTCGCTGGCTGCTGCGTCTTCAGACATTACTGGGGCAGTTTGGGATGGATCTGCAATCGGAAGAGGGAGAGACGTTGCTCAGCTGGCAACGTCAGCAGGATGCCCCTTCCGAGGTGCGCCCCGTAGAAGCGCCGCGCCCCACCCCGCCCGTTGCCGCGCGCCCACGGCAGTTATCGGTGACCCGGATTGAGAAATGGATCCGCGATCCTTACTCCATTTTCGCCGATGCCATTTTGAAACTCCGTCCTCTTGACGAGATCGCTGAAGATCCGGGGGCGGCGGATCGCGGGACTTTTATCCATAAGGCGCTGGAGATTTTCACGGAACAGTATCCAAAAGATCTTCCGGAGGATGCCTTGGAAAAATTACTGGAAATTGGCCGAGACGTTTTCGGGGATTTATTAAACCGGCCAGCGGTCTGGGCCTTCTGGTGGCCACGGTTTGAACGGATTGCCGCGTGGTTTATTGATTTTGAAAAGGACCGCCGCCTCACTTTTAAAACGGTGGCGAGGGAGGCCAAGGGCAGCATGGAAATTGCGGCCCCCTATGGTCGGTTCCGCTTAACCGGCACGGCGGACCGCATCGACAAAAACGGGATCGGTGAAGTATCCATTGTGGATTATAAAACCGGGGGGCTGCCGTCTGACAAGGAAGTGGAAGCGGGTGTCTCCCCCCAGCTGTCATTGGAAGCTGTGATGGCGGGCAAGGGGGGCTTTGCGGATTTAGGGCCGGATGGGGTCTCTGTTATTGAGCTTCTTTATATCCGGTTAAGCGGCGGCGATCCCGCAGGGGAAGCGCGTCCTGCGTCCAAGAAGGTGTCCGTTGAAGAATTGGCTGAAGGGGCTTATGAGGGGCTTTGTCGTTTGATTGCCCAATTTGACAAAGAGGCGACCCCATATCTGGTGAGCCCGCGCCCCAAATATGCGAGCCGCTTTAACGATTATGAACATCTAAGCCGTCTTCGTGAATGGTCCGGGGGGGACGGCAGCGATGGATAA
- a CDS encoding nucleotidyltransferase family protein yields the protein MKAMVLAAGFGKRLRPLTETTPKPLVKVAGKPLIDYSLDLVRGAGIQEAVVNCHHLADQIEAHIKTIDNLDITLSDERNEILETGGGVLKALPKLGTSPFAVLNSDVIVRDGEASSLKQLIDAWDPERMDVLLLMQRTQDAVGYSGKGDYDMDERGRLTRRDERAMAPFLFAGVQIVNPDLFEGLDSGAFSMNRIFDRAEAKGRLFGLPHHGQWLHVGDVDALQQAEKIISGS from the coding sequence ATGAAAGCAATGGTTCTGGCGGCGGGCTTTGGTAAGCGATTGCGGCCCCTCACCGAAACAACCCCCAAGCCTCTTGTCAAAGTTGCCGGTAAGCCGCTGATTGATTATTCACTGGATCTGGTGCGGGGCGCTGGGATTCAAGAGGCCGTGGTAAACTGTCATCACCTTGCCGATCAGATTGAGGCCCATATAAAGACCATCGATAATCTGGATATCACCCTTTCCGATGAACGGAATGAAATTCTGGAAACGGGAGGCGGTGTCTTAAAGGCGCTTCCAAAACTGGGAACCTCCCCATTTGCGGTGCTGAACTCTGATGTGATTGTGCGGGACGGGGAAGCGAGTTCCTTGAAACAGTTGATTGACGCATGGGATCCGGAGCGGATGGATGTTCTGTTGTTAATGCAGCGAACGCAGGACGCCGTCGGTTATTCAGGCAAAGGGGATTATGACATGGACGAGCGGGGGCGTCTGACCCGCCGGGATGAACGGGCCATGGCGCCGTTTTTGTTTGCCGGTGTCCAGATCGTGAACCCCGACCTTTTTGAAGGCCTTGACAGCGGTGCTTTTTCCATGAACCGGATTTTTGATCGCGCAGAAGCCAAGGGGCGATTATTTGGCTTGCCTCATCACGGGCAATGGTTGCATGTTGGGGATGTAGATGCCCTTCAACAAGCAGAGAAAATAATTTCAGGATCGTGA
- a CDS encoding aminoglycoside phosphotransferase family protein → MTDLKADFLKQTGWDETVKKELAGDASSRRYTRLFRVDKAAILMEDPDSAALQSYLKITEYLNEQGYSVPAVLEKDQDGGFLILEDFGDDLFARLLEKGGDEAPLYNLALEFLISLRGAELPKGVKFFNSNYVLDQNTMFLDWYVPFRTGKVLEDKARIFFQQIWRDLLSHLEDQAEVFLHRDFHAENLFHLSGRSGLKALGLIDFQDAMTGPPAYDLVSLLQDARRDVSPEVANTVLRTYMQKMAEPEQEFRRLYAILGAHRAMRILGIFTRLKEQDGKMRYEAFRPRVIAHLNANLAHPDLIALKHWVKVTLGELI, encoded by the coding sequence ATGACAGATTTGAAGGCAGACTTTCTGAAACAAACCGGATGGGATGAAACTGTTAAAAAGGAACTGGCGGGGGATGCATCGTCGCGCCGGTATACCCGTCTGTTTCGGGTCGATAAAGCCGCAATCCTGATGGAAGATCCAGATAGCGCAGCCCTTCAGTCTTACCTTAAGATTACCGAGTATTTGAACGAACAGGGCTATAGTGTGCCTGCTGTTCTTGAAAAAGATCAGGACGGTGGATTTCTGATCCTGGAAGATTTTGGGGATGATCTGTTTGCGCGTCTGCTTGAAAAAGGCGGGGATGAAGCGCCCCTTTACAATCTAGCGCTGGAGTTTTTAATCTCCCTTCGCGGAGCAGAACTGCCCAAGGGGGTGAAGTTCTTCAATTCCAATTATGTGCTGGACCAGAACACTATGTTTCTGGATTGGTATGTGCCGTTTCGAACCGGAAAGGTTCTGGAAGACAAGGCACGTATATTTTTTCAGCAGATTTGGCGGGATCTGCTCAGCCATTTGGAAGATCAGGCCGAAGTTTTCCTGCATCGGGATTTCCATGCGGAAAATCTATTTCATCTCTCCGGCAGAAGTGGGTTGAAGGCACTTGGCCTGATTGATTTTCAGGATGCGATGACCGGGCCACCTGCCTATGATCTGGTGTCCTTGCTTCAAGATGCCCGGCGGGATGTGTCACCGGAGGTGGCGAATACTGTCCTGAGAACATATATGCAAAAGATGGCGGAACCAGAACAGGAGTTTCGCCGCCTATACGCCATCCTTGGGGCCCATCGTGCCATGCGCATTCTGGGTATTTTCACGCGATTGAAAGAACAGGATGGGAAGATGCGTTACGAAGCGTTTCGGCCACGGGTCATTGCGCATCTAAATGCCAATCTGGCTCACCCTGATTTGATTGCACTGAAGCATTGGGTGAAGGTCACATTGGGTGAATTGATTTAG
- the tsaE gene encoding tRNA (adenosine(37)-N6)-threonylcarbamoyltransferase complex ATPase subunit type 1 TsaE has translation MSEFATFHISKEQETAKFARKLAPYLKEKDVLFLEGTLGAGKTLFARNLIQQLCGQDIEVPSPTFNLLLTYDSPAGEIYHYDFYRLEDPEEVWELDLEDALEDGICLMEWVSQLEDLAPEGALTVRLEIPEGEEGRRIIHLSGDESWKARLADIGAV, from the coding sequence ATGTCTGAATTTGCCACCTTTCATATCTCAAAAGAGCAGGAAACCGCCAAGTTTGCCCGAAAACTGGCTCCTTATCTGAAGGAAAAGGATGTTCTTTTTCTGGAAGGGACTCTGGGGGCCGGAAAGACCTTGTTCGCGAGAAACCTGATTCAGCAGTTATGTGGGCAAGATATCGAAGTGCCGAGCCCGACCTTTAATCTCTTACTGACCTATGACAGTCCGGCGGGGGAGATTTATCATTATGACTTTTATCGCCTTGAAGATCCGGAAGAAGTGTGGGAACTGGATCTGGAAGATGCGCTGGAAGACGGAATTTGTCTGATGGAATGGGTAAGCCAGCTGGAAGATCTGGCGCCGGAGGGTGCCCTGACCGTTCGTCTTGAAATTCCAGAAGGAGAAGAGGGTCGCCGTATCATTCACCTGTCCGGCGATGAGAGCTGGAAAGCCCGCCTTGCTGATATCGGGGCGGTCTGA